The stretch of DNA TCTACGGTGAAAGACACACCTCGTTGCGTTTTCTTACTAGGTGGCTTTTTTTCACTTTCCAATTGTGTTACTTGGAGTCCAATATTCTCATGGCTACTAGTCATTAGGGTACTGGATATACCTTGTTCATCACTTTGCAATAGAGTGGTAAAGAATGGACCTTCATCAAATGTGGTATCCATCCTTGATTCAAGtataatatccaaaaatcaGGACTAGACTCGTACAAATATCAGAGACAATGCACAGTAGACAACAAAATTAAAGTTGTCTCCATATATCTCATCAGCATAAAAATCAATGTGCCTCATAAAcatgttgaaagaaaaaaaaaactgctagcATGACATAATTGTGTTATTCTTGTGTTGTGATCATCGATGGGCTTCATACTAAATgagaaaaacttaaattaaaagaaaccagagactatttttttttctctttttggtagtataattttgttctgttttaaactttaaagattattttttaacccttaattaaataatttacctTTTCCATCCCCtaaaaacagaataaataaaaagaaaaaaaagaaaaatacacgTAAGAAAGCAAAAATAACACCTATTTTAGGATAAATAACACCCATTTATACACATTATATTCTCATAGgatttttctatcaaaatgttttagaagtttagaacgCATTCCAAAAGACATGAAAATCACTGCAATGCTGCAGTTCCAAAGTCACCTCTCCATTGGACTACTCACAATGTTCCTTCTCAAGGTACATATTATTGGTTATGTATATCTTTCATTATGTCTATCTACTAATTACTGTATTTTTGTTCTTGATAACAGAACTcatttgatatttattattactgTGATCACTGAAAACACAAAACAGACATGGATGCTATCACTGAAAACACAAGAGATAGTCATGGTTTCGATTGTGATCACCTATAAGTGTTTTAAATTCCAATGCTTTATATAAGAATATAGGTTGCTGAAAGGGAACTCATGTAAATCTTCTATGCTCACATTTCCAGCTGATTGGTGAGTTTTTTTGCTTTGTAGTGAACATTCAAAGAAGTTCAAACCAGAGGATAGGGAGGCAAGAATGAATGGCAAGAATTGCATAGTTATTGGAGCAAATTTTGGCATTGGTTATGCAACTGCCTTCCAATATCATATTGTGCTAAGTGAAGTTGTGCTAAGGTACTCAATATCATATTGCAAGCCTTCCACTCAAGTCCATTCCCTTGAATAGACAACTCAATCTACTTACATTCGacttaagcaaaagaaaaacttatGTACAATCATCAACAAAGGTAAATCAGTCTATATTCAAATAAGCCTATATTCAAACTTAAGTCCCTATATATGTATCCTTTGGCCTGTGAGAAAACTGTTAAGTATTGAAGAGTATGAGACTTTTTTTGGATTCTGCCTAGCTATTTCCTTAGAGCCACATAGGAGCACAGAGACACTTTTACATAGacacattctaaaaccatcatcTCCAACCAAAACTGCTAGTATGCTAGGACTTAAACAAAATGCcgagactattttttttatgattgtacAAAATGCCAAGGTGATCAAAACCATCCTCTCCAACCAGAATTGCTACTCTGCTACTACATACAAAATGgccagaatattttttttttcttttttgtcaaaacacaaacacacgAGTTCAAAGCAACACTGCAGTTTACAGCAGCTACTAAAAACAAGCAgcataaatagaaaaaataaataaaattgagcccTATCGTGTTTAAATCAGGACTACAAATTGAAAAACACTtgctgaaaataaaatcaaacccaaacaataaaatcaagagtaaaatcaagaacaaagtttcaaattttacCGAGTTACTTGTTGTGCTGGAGAGAAGCTGCTGCGATGCCGTGCTGGACACAAGATGGAAGCTTTTTTAGCAGCGggagagaaaggggaagaagaagagtaagaagagaaaaaaaaaacctagaagaagagaaagaaggaagaggaaggcaGAGACGCGACAGAGGGAATACGAGGATGGtgcgaagagaaaaaaaaaaccctagaagaagagaaaggaggAAGAGCACGCCAGAGACgtgagagagggaagaagaagagagaaaaaaaaaaagaaaaagaagaaatcgcgggagagaaagagggaataAGAAGGCAGAGACGCGAGAGacagagggaagaagaagagaaagaagagacgcgggagagaaagaggaaagaagaaagaaagaaagaaatcgcGGGAGATGAGccgaaaataataaacaattagtTTGGATTTGAAACAGTTCTTTTCATCTttagaaagaaagatgaaattactgtaaatcaaatttcatttgaaatggacttggctaattcaatgtgggtcaactttctataaaattatttaaatttgaagataaaaaggcatttggctaatccaatgccaatgctctaagcaCTAAGCAGAGCCCATACAACCCTCATTCgatccctccctccctccctctcgcCGAACGTCTCAACCCTCAAATCGTAGCTCTCACTTTCTCTTATCCCTTAATCTCTTTCCCCGCAAGCCATTGCCCATCGCATCCCGAGACTCCCACGCCCATCATCGTATCCGAAACTCTCTCACCCCTCAGTCGATCTCTGTCGGCTGGTCGATTACTATGTAAATGGTGTATTTTAGGGCTGATATTTTAGGCCAGTTTGCTATGGTgtgtattttatgtatttgtacGCTGCTGTTGTGAATCTGGTTGCTTTGTACTACtgattttgtgttctttttatCTAGTTGTGAGTGAATTATGTTTGGTATGCGATGGGCGATGACTTGcggaggaagagggagagattGAGAATGAGGAGAAATGATTGTATGGGCTCTGCTTACATGAGAGTGATTCTATTTTTCTCCTCTTGAGATGCAAACATGTCAAAATTCTATTTTAGAGTGTAAATCCCCCTCTATTCACCCCGTTCGGCACCTAGCCTCTCCCATTCTTAAAACATATGTTAAAGAGATCACTAATGCAATATAAAGTCATGCATTGTTTAAGTGTcgtacactttttttttaaaaaaagagtgatattattaaaaattattatttttatatgaattttatataatttttttaatttttttaaatgagtgtatAACGTTTACGtattttatgactgtaaatatcatttttctataaaaaattttattaaaataaatttataaattgacatgatttcatatgatatattaaatttattttacaataagaataattttataatctaatatattacatcaaattatgttaatttattttttttaattaatccaaTGAGAGCGCTATTAATATTCATCGTGCAAGATTGCAAGTTCTCATTAAATGTCGCATGGTGCTTAGAGCATTGacaagtctaaattttggttAAGAATTGAGGTTTTGGCTAAAAGCCAAAGCCATTGACTAAACTAATCTATATTGAGCTATccattctaaaattaaaaataataatataatattatatattttaataataatttttttttatatattttacaaacacattctatatattaattaataatttaatttttacttaaaattattatttcgtatcaattttttttcaacctaattatttaatagtaattattgagaatatttttaaaataaaatattattttgaaaataaatagtgattgacaaaatttgaaaaaaatgatgaatttactgtaattcaaaaataaaattttacatcACTGTTGAGCTACTTaaccaaaatttgattagatACTGACATGTGCTCTTAGTACGTAGAACTAGCTGGTTGGTGCCCAGCAAATACAGCTTGATTACCCCACAATACCATGAGTGTAGGAAATGATGACACATGGTCGATTAGATAGAACAACATTATTGTGTTAGATAATGTCCCACATGACTCTAATAACAAGAGGTGGCCTAATCCAATCTCTAAAATATTGGCTGATACACATGAATTACTGCTCTCTCTAcccattaaaaaagaaatgtatGATTTCcatcatttgtattttttacttttcatttaagAGAAAGAGCTAAGAGAGTGAAACTTATTTTCTTGATGAATTCTACGTTTAATCCGATGAAGATTCTATTGAAAAAATTGCTATGGGTTCCGGtatgttctttatttttgtgaagatcATGACAGTCAAGATCTTgagattcataaaatattaagttgagatatatttcaattttacgTATTGATCACATTCATCCATTCCACAAAGTTAATTATAaacaaactattttttaatattaaatataagttgATGATAAATTCCAACTGTAAACACAGAGCACTAACATCCattcaataaaaacaaaacactgagCACTAACATCCAACACTGTAAAATGCTGCTTTCCAGATTTTCAATTCACATGGGAAAAAGGTATTTTGTCATGACAACCATTTTCTACAACAATGAAGAGTTTTCCTTTGGTGGGAAACCGGAAAAGTCTTCCATATTTAACAACTGGTAATACAAGACGACAATGCAAACATGGCGAAGGAGGTGTCTCGGATAAGTCAAGTAGTTTTCGATAAAGAGATGGTCCCGTATACACGAAggtaaattatatttgaaatgtcaTTGGAATTTACAATTCGCAAGATCCAAAAATCCCACGTTTCCTAAGACATTTTACGCTGACTCCAAATTCATTCTTTACATCTTCATAGTTGTTATTACAATTCGCAAGATCCAAAAATCCCCGGTTTCCTGCTCTAAACCACTAAATCTCATTATGCAACAGAAATCATGGATCATGATAGGAACAATCTATGCAACTCTTTCGCAAGTGTTCTTGGCACTGAACTCAGTTGCAGGAGATGATAAAATAGTTAGCTTGCCAGGGCAGCCACGGGTTAGTTTCCAGCAGTATGCAGGATACATAACCATTGATGAAAAGCAGCAGAGAGCTCTCTTTTACTACTTTGTTGAAGCAGAAACAGAGCCAGCTTCCAAGCCTCTAGTTCTTTGGTTGAACGGAGGTAAATTCATGTAATTATGTTAAATATATCTGCAAAACACGCTTAAAGATCCTAACTTTCTTGTATGATGTATCAATTGAATATCTGATTTTGAAGGTCCTGGTTGTTCTTCGGTTGGAGCTGGAGCATTTTGCGAGCATGGGCCCTTTAAACCAAGTGGAGACATTCTGGTTAGAAATGATTATAGCTGGAATAAAGGTAACGTTATGAACTTTTCTGGGTGTAGAATGCGAGTGTACTCCCAAGATTATATTCTAGTAAATGGTTGGAATCAGATgtgtttctcttttttcttcagaAGCAAACATGTTATACCTGGAATCACCCGCAGGAGTTGGATTCTCATACTCTGCTAATAAATCTTTCTACGATTCGTTGAACGATGAACTGACAGGTTTTGACTGTGTTCTAATCACATATGGGATATTGTTTTGGATCGAATTATGTAAATTCTCGAGAAAACTTTAATCTGCTGCATAAGAGGCCTACTTCTGTGCATTTAGACCTGTGTTAGTAACTTTCTCGCATCATTTTACTGGGATTTTTTTCCTGCATAAAAAATGCTGTCCATGATACTAATACAACAACATTTTACCTAATGGAAAGTTGGAAACGGATTTTTTCGTTTACAGCCCAAGAAAACCTTGTGTTTCTTGAACGATGGTTTAAAGAATTCCCAGAATACACAAATAGAGATTTTTTCATCACAGGGGAGAGCTATGCaggtaatttttatttgttttagaatCGGTTTGTTCTGTTTGAAACCACACCTAAATTCAGAGAGGAGAGAATGCTGAAAGTTGTGCTTTTTACCAGGCCACTATGTTCCACAACTGGCACAACTCATTATTAAATCTCAAGTGAAGTTCAACCTCAAGGGAATAGCTGTAAGTAACAAGAaaatattggaagaaaaaatcattgaatTCATTACTTCAATTCTtcccaaaaattaaatttattgagACAAGGTGCTCATACTTCCATGCTGCAGATAGGGAATCCTCTCCTGGAGTTTAACACTGATCTTAACTCCCGTGCTGAGTTCTTATGGTCACACGGATTAATATCAGATTCAACTTATGAAAGTTTCACTTCAGTCTGTAATTTCTCTCAAATCAGAAGACAGGCGGCAAATGGCTCTCTCACCCCTGTTTGCGCAGGAGTATATGGCAAAGTTTCAAGAGAAATTGGTAAATTTATCGACACCTATGATATTAGTCTTGATGTCTGTCTACCGTCAGTTCATTCACAATCCCAGGTGTTGAATCAACTGGTACGTCTTAGCATTTTCTCTTACAATTTATCTTCATTGCACGCCTTATAAATGTATGGAAACTCAGATTTCCTCTGCTTCTTGTTCCTGCCAATCTATGTTTTCCTCTGGGCTAATTTGCCGATCTCTCAATTGTAGCAAGATACACCGAAAATAGATGTCTGTGTAGAAGATGAAACAAATACATACTTGAACAGGAAAGATGTACAGGAGGCTTTCCATGCTCGGCTTATTGGAGTCACCAGATGGAGTATTTGCAGCGAGTAATGATCTAACACTACTCATTTAGTGGAGAGTTTCATGAGCGGATTCCATGAGCAGAGAAACATGAAAAGCCCGCCTGAATAATTGAAAAGTGTTCCATTTAATTCCTAActtaatgaagtttatgaagtCATTCTGTACAGGTTTGGGAATCCAAAGCTTCCTAAAcaaatcacaaattattttcatcattcaatatattttgttaatatcaTACATTGCTGTTCTCCTTGACCTTGAttctttcttcttgtttttcttatttttctttccaaatttgTTGAGGATTTTACCTGAGAAGTTCTTGCAATTCGGACTAATATGGCAACTGCCACTGAAAGTGACATCCAATACTAGCTGGtttctctcttccatttctgACATAATCAATGGATATTCTTGATCATCTCCTAGTAATCATGGCTGTTAAATCTTTGACCATCTCTCGTGAAAATGCTCTTTGTCAAACGTTTCCATAACAACTTATTTCAATATTGTTCATGGCAGAAACAATTTAGAGTTATTCTACTTAGCTAATCCTGTTCTttgcattttctctttcttgtgATGTGACACTTTTTTGCCTTGGTGGTTTTATTCTTTACAACAGGATCGTCAAATATAATATGCAAAATCTAGAAGTACCTACCGTCCCTGTTCTGGGTGAACTTGTCAAGTCTGGCATCCGGGTCTTGGTATACAGGTAAAAATTAAGCAATCTTTA from Juglans regia cultivar Chandler chromosome 4, Walnut 2.0, whole genome shotgun sequence encodes:
- the LOC108984804 gene encoding serine carboxypeptidase-like 45 isoform X1, whose translation is MQQKSWIMIGTIYATLSQVFLALNSVAGDDKIVSLPGQPRVSFQQYAGYITIDEKQQRALFYYFVEAETEPASKPLVLWLNGGPGCSSVGAGAFCEHGPFKPSGDILVRNDYSWNKEANMLYLESPAGVGFSYSANKSFYDSLNDELTAQENLVFLERWFKEFPEYTNRDFFITGESYAGHYVPQLAQLIIKSQVKFNLKGIAIGNPLLEFNTDLNSRAEFLWSHGLISDSTYESFTSVCNFSQIRRQAANGSLTPVCAGVYGKVSREIGKFIDTYDISLDVCLPSVHSQSQVLNQLQDTPKIDVCVEDETNTYLNRKDVQEAFHARLIGVTRWSICSEIVKYNMQNLEVPTVPVLGELVKSGIRVLVYSGDQDSVVPLIGTRTLVDGLAKGLGLNTVVPYRSWFEGRQVAGWTQVYGDILTFATIRGASHEAPFSQPKRSLVLFSGFLSGKPLPEAL
- the LOC108984804 gene encoding serine carboxypeptidase-like 45 isoform X2; this translates as MIGTIYATLSQVFLALNSVAGDDKIVSLPGQPRVSFQQYAGYITIDEKQQRALFYYFVEAETEPASKPLVLWLNGGPGCSSVGAGAFCEHGPFKPSGDILVRNDYSWNKEANMLYLESPAGVGFSYSANKSFYDSLNDELTAQENLVFLERWFKEFPEYTNRDFFITGESYAGHYVPQLAQLIIKSQVKFNLKGIAIGNPLLEFNTDLNSRAEFLWSHGLISDSTYESFTSVCNFSQIRRQAANGSLTPVCAGVYGKVSREIGKFIDTYDISLDVCLPSVHSQSQVLNQLQDTPKIDVCVEDETNTYLNRKDVQEAFHARLIGVTRWSICSEIVKYNMQNLEVPTVPVLGELVKSGIRVLVYSGDQDSVVPLIGTRTLVDGLAKGLGLNTVVPYRSWFEGRQVAGWTQVYGDILTFATIRGASHEAPFSQPKRSLVLFSGFLSGKPLPEAL